In the Helianthus annuus cultivar XRQ/B chromosome 11, HanXRQr2.0-SUNRISE, whole genome shotgun sequence genome, one interval contains:
- the LOC110888101 gene encoding max-binding protein MNT-like: protein MADNNQPQNPPQTTETKPLHPVYSVTNIQNKIRTLDGDKVTYSCWVKLFKLHAHGFDVLNHINGTEPPPKSDPSYETWSKIDSIVLQWIYGTISDNYLGRILESDSTAQQAWDRLRDIFLNNKNSRAATLEHAFTTTTMASCSSMNDYFQRMKDLAEQLKDVGHSVSESRLVLQMLTGLPQEYDTVASFITQADKSWDDAREMIDREQRRQAARQQVSHTALTAPRNTNNTTPDTNPNPNTVPHHPAPHPLIIQPNSLTTINLVLNPGDVVAAATLTEVVVAVVVTQTTIPSNNTTLPTTLLNQTLIIIHHTIHIHGGPHHRLVHIRPSPHGSPPGTGPTTLHPPNSLHLTHPTHTATAYLPHHHPVTNIPHLLKLLLTHCNPQNLVLHFPL from the coding sequence ATGGCTGACAATAACCAACCTCAAAACCCCCCACAAACCACCGAAACCAAGCCTCTTCACCCTGTTTATTCTGTTACTAACATCCAGAATAAGATCCGAACACTCGACGGTGACAAAGTCACCTATTCCTGCTGGGTGAAACTCTTCAAGCTTCATGCCCACGGGTTTGATGTCTTGAATCACATCAACGGTACTGAACCTCCGCCCAAATCCGATCCGTCTTACGAGACGTGGTCCAAAATCGATTCCATCGTCCTTCAGTGGATATATGGAACGATTTCCGACAACTATCTGGGTCGTATTCTGGAGTCCGATTCCACTGCTCAACAGGCTTGGGATCGGCTCCGTGATATCTTTCTGAACAATAAAAACTCCCGTGCAGCCACCCTAGAACACGCCTTCACAACCACAACAATGGCTTCGTGTTCTTCCATGAATGATTATTTTCAGCGAATGAAGGATCTGGCCGAACAGTTGAAAGATGTGGGTCACTCGGTTTCTGAATCGCGTCTTGTTTTACAGATGCTTACGGGACTCCCGCAAGAGTACGATACCGTCGCATCGTTTATTACTCAAGCTGACAAGTCGTGGGATGATGCTCGTGAAATGATTGATCGGGAACAACGCAGGCAGGCCGCTCGTCAACAAGTATCTCATACCGCTCTTACCGCACCACGTAACACAAACAACACTACACCCGATACAAACCCGAACCCCAACACCGTCCCTCATCATCCTGCACCCCACCCTCTTATAATCCAGCCCAACAGTTTGACAACTATCAACCTCGTTCTCAACCCCGGGGACGTGGTCGCGGCCGCAACACTTACAGAGGTGGTCGTGGCCGTGGTCGTTACTCAAACTACAATTCCCAGCAACAACACTACCCTTCCTACAACTCTCCTCAACCAAACACTTATCATAATCCATCATACAATCCATATCCATGGTGGGCCTCACCACCGCCTTGTCCACATCCGGCCCAGTCCCCATGGCAGCCCACCTGGAACCGGCCCAACCACCCTGCACCCGCCCAACAGCCTCCATCTAACCCACCCAACCCACACGGCTACGGCCTATCTGCCCCACCACCACCCGGTTACCAATATCCCACACCTCCTCAAACTCCTGTTGACCCATTGCAACCCACAGAACTTGGTGCTGCACTTTCCACTTTAA